One part of the Sphingopyxis sp. PAMC25046 genome encodes these proteins:
- a CDS encoding alpha/beta fold hydrolase, producing MQTEQAAVNGISITYEDKGPRDAPVILLVMGLGGQLTLWPDEFVDALNARGFRTIRYDNRDVGLSTRFEAAGIPNVKWMIVKSVIGLPVRPAYTLADMAADGIGLLDHLGIDRAHVVGVSMGGMIAQHIAARYPERVLSLTSVMSTTGNRRLPRAQKEAMRVLANRPMSGDKEALIAYSVNAARVIGSPGYPSAEDRLQRRVRADFERGWYPQGVARQMAAIVADGDRRPMLKDIEAPTLVIHGEDDPLVPLPGGRDTADNIAGAQLLTIPGMGHDLPLALVDRLADAIAEHAKAVAVAA from the coding sequence ATGCAGACAGAGCAGGCGGCCGTTAACGGCATCAGCATCACCTATGAGGACAAGGGACCGCGCGATGCGCCGGTGATCCTGCTGGTCATGGGGCTCGGCGGTCAGTTGACGCTCTGGCCCGACGAGTTCGTCGATGCGCTGAACGCGCGCGGCTTTCGTACCATCCGCTACGACAATCGCGACGTCGGCCTGTCGACGCGTTTCGAGGCGGCGGGCATTCCCAATGTGAAATGGATGATCGTCAAGTCGGTGATCGGCCTGCCGGTGCGTCCCGCCTATACGCTTGCCGACATGGCCGCCGACGGCATCGGCCTGCTCGACCATCTCGGCATCGACCGCGCGCATGTCGTCGGCGTGTCGATGGGGGGCATGATCGCGCAGCATATCGCGGCGCGCTACCCCGAGCGGGTGCTGTCGCTGACCTCGGTGATGTCGACGACGGGTAACCGCCGCCTGCCGCGCGCGCAGAAGGAGGCGATGCGCGTGCTCGCGAACCGGCCGATGAGCGGCGACAAGGAGGCGCTGATCGCCTATTCGGTCAATGCCGCGCGGGTGATCGGCAGCCCCGGCTACCCATCCGCCGAAGACCGGCTGCAGCGCCGCGTGCGCGCCGACTTCGAGCGCGGGTGGTATCCGCAGGGCGTCGCGCGCCAGATGGCGGCGATCGTCGCTGATGGCGACCGGCGTCCGATGCTGAAGGACATCGAGGCGCCGACGCTCGTCATCCACGGCGAGGACGATCCGCTCGTGCCGCTGCCCGGCGGGCGCGACACGGCGGACAATATCGCGGGCGCGCAGTTGCTGACGATCCCCGGCATGGGGCACGACCTGCCGCTGGCGCTCGTCGACAGGCTGGCCGATGCGATTGCGGAGCATGCGAAAGCGGTTGCGGTCGCGGCCTGA
- a CDS encoding oxygenase MpaB family protein, protein MIARRVRGQADALPELFGRFDFDKAPERWAPEADAVSELSRVRSIDRTDYLDDPDLLGRIREYTMLGDRAGDAYAALMPRYGFQRTVAMLVDACDKGIEAVADAPPELVALIREMEQKPDWLDMGLVEEGAAYERNATANLSPFLIRGAFIATFLNKYSALPMALTGTLGHATAARRVKETATFFATTALPGALDRYGAGFKAAAMVRLMHSMVRINVLSRPGMWDADTYGMPIPQLDQMPAGLIPVYFLSQEVLAKGRTSFTRLERGRVELARYRCYLLGLPEDLLADTPQEIVRIWRTRSATLRYEYDDQVCGGLLRATMDAELSKDRSPKGQVKRRLEYSVSRVFFVKAFLAGDEERAANVGVPVRRRDHLIYGATMLGIAGRMAAYRIASRMPLIRHLADRRLVHRIERQLAEYGRAEFTSDAAHYRPATAS, encoded by the coding sequence ATGATCGCCCGTCGGGTGCGGGGCCAGGCCGACGCCTTGCCCGAGCTGTTCGGCCGCTTCGATTTCGACAAGGCGCCCGAACGCTGGGCGCCCGAGGCCGATGCGGTGAGCGAGCTCAGCCGCGTCCGCAGCATCGATCGTACCGACTATCTGGACGATCCCGACCTGCTCGGCCGCATTCGCGAATATACGATGCTCGGCGACCGGGCGGGCGATGCCTATGCCGCGCTGATGCCGCGCTACGGTTTCCAGCGCACCGTCGCGATGCTGGTCGATGCGTGCGACAAGGGCATCGAAGCGGTTGCAGACGCACCACCCGAGCTGGTCGCGCTGATCCGCGAAATGGAACAGAAGCCCGACTGGCTCGACATGGGGCTGGTCGAGGAGGGCGCCGCCTATGAGCGCAACGCGACCGCGAACCTCTCGCCCTTCCTGATCCGCGGCGCGTTCATCGCGACCTTCCTCAACAAATATTCGGCGCTGCCAATGGCGCTGACCGGCACGCTCGGTCATGCGACCGCGGCGCGGCGGGTGAAGGAAACCGCGACCTTCTTCGCGACGACTGCGCTCCCCGGCGCGCTCGACCGTTATGGTGCGGGCTTCAAGGCGGCGGCGATGGTGCGGCTGATGCACTCGATGGTGCGCATCAATGTGCTGTCGCGCCCCGGCATGTGGGACGCCGACACCTATGGCATGCCGATCCCGCAGCTCGACCAGATGCCCGCCGGGCTGATCCCGGTCTATTTCCTGTCGCAGGAGGTGCTGGCGAAGGGTCGCACCAGCTTTACCCGGCTCGAACGCGGGCGCGTCGAGCTCGCGCGTTATCGCTGTTACCTGCTCGGGCTGCCCGAGGATCTGCTCGCCGACACGCCGCAGGAGATCGTGCGCATCTGGCGCACGCGCAGCGCGACGCTGCGCTACGAATATGACGACCAGGTCTGCGGCGGGCTGCTGCGCGCGACGATGGATGCCGAACTGTCGAAGGATCGCTCGCCGAAGGGACAGGTGAAGCGCCGTCTCGAATATTCGGTCAGCCGCGTCTTCTTCGTCAAAGCCTTCCTTGCCGGCGACGAGGAGCGCGCAGCGAATGTCGGCGTGCCTGTGCGGCGCCGCGATCACCTGATTTATGGCGCGACGATGCTCGGCATCGCGGGGCGCATGGCGGCGTACCGCATCGCCTCACGCATGCCGCTCATTCGCCACCTCGCCGATCGCCGCCTCGTGCATCGGATCGAGCGCCAGCTGGCCGAATATGGTCGCGCCGAATTCACATCCGACGCCGCGCATTACAGGCCTGCAACGGCGAGCTAG
- a CDS encoding trimeric intracellular cation channel family protein: MDTQTLVRLLDLVGIGVFALSGALMAVRLRQTLVTAAFFALVTGVGGGSVRDLLIGAPVFWVQDGAIAAVCIAIALIVWITPERWWQGQLLEWADAVGLAAYAVFGTAKAMAWGVPPAPALLMGVITGCVGGTIRDILAGVPSIIVRPEIYVTAAALASGLFLILLWLGAGTPVAAVTGAVAGFILRGAAIRWSLALPAYRDPKA; encoded by the coding sequence ATGGATACACAAACGCTCGTTCGCCTGCTCGATCTGGTCGGCATCGGCGTCTTTGCGCTGTCGGGCGCGCTGATGGCGGTGCGGCTGCGCCAGACGCTCGTGACCGCCGCCTTCTTTGCGCTGGTGACCGGCGTTGGCGGCGGCAGCGTGCGCGACCTGTTGATCGGGGCGCCGGTGTTCTGGGTGCAGGACGGTGCGATCGCGGCGGTGTGCATCGCGATCGCGCTGATCGTCTGGATCACGCCCGAACGCTGGTGGCAGGGGCAGTTGCTCGAATGGGCCGACGCGGTGGGACTTGCCGCCTATGCCGTGTTCGGGACAGCCAAGGCGATGGCATGGGGCGTCCCGCCCGCGCCGGCATTGTTGATGGGCGTCATCACGGGCTGCGTCGGCGGCACGATCCGCGATATCCTCGCCGGCGTCCCCTCGATCATCGTCCGGCCCGAAATCTATGTCACCGCGGCGGCGCTCGCGTCGGGGCTGTTCCTGATCCTGCTGTGGCTTGGCGCGGGGACGCCGGTCGCGGCGGTGACCGGGGCGGTCGCGGGTTTCATCCTGCGCGGGGCGGCGATCCGCTGGTCGCTCGCGCTCCCCGCGTACCGCGATCCCAAGGCTTAG
- a CDS encoding GFA family protein, with product MEGRCTCGAVRYRMTAAPMIVHCCHCRWCQRETGSAFVVNAVIESERIEVEGAFEYVMTPSESGQGQEIIRCPTCRVALWSHYPLSGRRSSFVRVGTLDAPDRYPPDVHIFTRSKQPWVVLPADAKVFPDFYPSPEGVWTTDARRRWQVMMAG from the coding sequence ATGGAAGGCCGATGCACTTGCGGTGCGGTTCGTTACCGGATGACCGCGGCGCCGATGATCGTCCACTGCTGTCATTGCCGCTGGTGCCAGCGCGAGACCGGCAGCGCCTTTGTCGTCAACGCGGTGATCGAGAGCGAGCGGATCGAGGTCGAAGGCGCGTTCGAATATGTGATGACCCCTTCCGAAAGCGGCCAGGGGCAGGAGATCATCCGCTGTCCGACGTGCCGGGTCGCGCTGTGGAGCCACTATCCCCTCTCGGGCCGCCGTTCTTCCTTCGTCCGTGTCGGGACGCTCGACGCCCCCGACCGATACCCGCCCGACGTGCATATCTTCACGCGCAGCAAGCAGCCGTGGGTGGTCCTGCCCGCCGATGCGAAAGTCTTTCCCGATTTCTACCCGTCGCCCGAAGGCGTGTGGACCACCGACGCGCGGCGCCGGTGGCAGGTGATGATGGCCGGCTGA
- a CDS encoding amidohydrolase yields the protein MMAKHGLWAAASLTLSLMATSAQAAPDLGAAQTRLSALLDTNYPALEALYKDLHQHPELGMQEVRTAGILAKHLRSAGFTVTEKVGGTGIVGVLKNGEGPTILVRADMDALPMEEKTGLAWASKARATYEGKDVPVMHACGHDTHVAYLVGVAQALSAMRDSWSGTVVLIGQPAEEPLSGARAMLDDGLFKRFPKPDFGFAAHVTNLPAGVVAIKAGPSSSASDSYAITFHGRGGHGSMPAATIDPIPIAARFVTDTQVVISREKDPAAFGVLTIGAINAGSAPNIIPDSAEVKVNLRSQSPDVRKLLQDGTARVAKSAAAMGGAPEPTIRYLGGTGIMMNDAAMAKAAVAALTPAFGKGLVFAPESATPMSGSEDYSEFVDAGVPSLFFGIGGYDPAVLADLKAKGEPAPTNHSPFFAPKAEPAIRNAVTAIMLSIIGGVRPAAK from the coding sequence ATGATGGCGAAGCACGGGCTCTGGGCAGCGGCTTCGCTGACCCTCTCCCTCATGGCAACCAGCGCGCAGGCGGCGCCCGACCTCGGCGCCGCCCAGACGCGGCTGAGCGCGTTGCTCGACACAAATTATCCGGCGCTCGAGGCGCTTTACAAGGATCTGCACCAGCATCCCGAACTCGGGATGCAGGAGGTCCGCACCGCGGGTATCCTGGCAAAGCATCTGCGCAGCGCGGGCTTCACCGTCACCGAAAAGGTCGGCGGCACCGGCATCGTCGGCGTGCTCAAGAACGGCGAGGGGCCGACGATCCTCGTGCGCGCCGACATGGATGCGCTGCCGATGGAGGAAAAGACCGGGCTCGCATGGGCGAGCAAGGCGCGCGCGACCTATGAGGGCAAGGATGTGCCCGTCATGCACGCGTGCGGGCACGACACGCATGTCGCCTATCTGGTCGGGGTCGCGCAGGCCTTGAGCGCGATGCGCGATAGCTGGTCGGGCACCGTAGTTCTGATCGGCCAGCCCGCCGAAGAACCGCTCAGCGGTGCGCGGGCGATGCTCGACGACGGGCTGTTCAAACGCTTCCCGAAGCCCGATTTCGGCTTTGCCGCGCACGTCACCAATCTTCCCGCCGGCGTCGTCGCGATCAAGGCGGGGCCGTCCTCTTCGGCTTCGGACAGCTATGCGATCACCTTCCACGGCCGCGGCGGTCACGGCTCGATGCCCGCGGCGACGATCGACCCGATCCCGATCGCCGCGCGCTTCGTCACCGATACGCAGGTCGTGATCAGCCGCGAGAAAGACCCGGCGGCGTTCGGCGTCCTGACGATCGGTGCGATCAATGCGGGCAGCGCGCCCAACATCATCCCCGACAGCGCCGAGGTGAAGGTCAACCTGCGCTCACAATCGCCCGACGTGCGAAAATTGCTTCAGGACGGCACCGCGCGCGTCGCCAAGTCGGCGGCCGCGATGGGCGGGGCACCCGAGCCGACGATCCGCTATCTCGGCGGCACCGGCATCATGATGAACGACGCGGCGATGGCGAAAGCCGCGGTCGCGGCCCTGACGCCCGCATTCGGCAAGGGACTGGTCTTCGCGCCCGAAAGCGCAACGCCGATGTCGGGAAGCGAGGATTATTCCGAATTTGTCGATGCGGGCGTGCCGTCGCTTTTCTTCGGCATCGGCGGTTACGATCCCGCGGTGCTCGCCGACCTCAAGGCGAAGGGCGAACCCGCACCGACGAACCACTCGCCCTTCTTCGCGCCGAAGGCCGAACCGGCGATCCGCAACGCCGTGACCGCAATCATGTTGTCGATCATCGGCGGCGTGCGCCCGGCGGCGAAATAG
- the lpdA gene encoding dihydrolipoyl dehydrogenase: MADYDYDVLVIGAGPGGYVAAIRAAQLGLKTACAEGRETLGGTCLNVGCIPSKAMLHASEYFEAAAGGAMAAMGIKVKPELDLGTMHGQRKDAVKGLTGGIEFLFKKNKVDWLKGYAQFTSKDSVEVAGKTYRAKNIIIATGSSVTPLPGVEVDNDKQIIVDSTGALELAKVPGHMVVIGGGVIGLELGSVWRRLGAKVTVVEFLDQILPGMDGDVRKEANKILKKQGMEFKLKTKVTSAAVKGKKAVLTLEPAAGGDAETLEADVVLVSIGRRPNTDGLALDKAGLAVNQRGQIETDHDFATPVPGIWAIGDVVPGPMLAHKAEDEGIACAENIAGLTGIVNHDVIPSVVYTWPEIAGVGLTEEQAKEKGEVKVGKFPMMANSRAKTNHEPDGFVKVVADAKSDRVLGVWCIASVAGTMIAQAAQAMEFGATSEDIAYTCHAHPTHSEAIKEAAMAVTGKPIHI; encoded by the coding sequence ATGGCTGATTACGACTACGACGTCCTTGTCATCGGTGCCGGTCCCGGCGGTTATGTCGCGGCGATCCGCGCCGCGCAGCTTGGCCTCAAGACCGCATGCGCCGAAGGGCGCGAGACGCTAGGCGGCACCTGCCTCAACGTCGGCTGTATCCCGTCGAAGGCAATGCTCCACGCGTCCGAATATTTCGAGGCTGCGGCGGGCGGTGCGATGGCGGCGATGGGCATCAAGGTGAAGCCCGAACTCGATCTCGGCACCATGCATGGCCAGCGCAAGGATGCGGTGAAGGGTCTGACCGGCGGCATCGAATTTTTGTTCAAGAAGAACAAGGTCGACTGGCTGAAGGGCTATGCCCAGTTCACGTCGAAGGACAGCGTCGAAGTCGCGGGCAAGACCTATCGCGCCAAGAATATCATCATCGCGACCGGATCGTCGGTGACCCCGCTTCCCGGTGTCGAAGTCGATAACGACAAGCAGATCATCGTCGATTCGACCGGCGCGCTTGAACTCGCAAAGGTCCCCGGCCATATGGTCGTGATCGGCGGCGGCGTGATCGGGCTCGAACTCGGCAGCGTGTGGCGCCGCCTCGGCGCGAAGGTCACCGTCGTCGAATTCCTCGACCAGATCCTGCCCGGCATGGACGGCGACGTCCGCAAGGAAGCGAACAAGATCCTCAAGAAGCAGGGCATGGAATTCAAGCTCAAGACCAAGGTCACTTCGGCTGCGGTCAAGGGCAAGAAGGCCGTGCTGACGCTCGAACCCGCCGCCGGCGGCGATGCCGAGACACTCGAAGCCGATGTCGTCCTCGTCTCGATCGGGCGTCGCCCGAACACCGACGGCCTCGCCCTCGACAAGGCGGGCCTCGCGGTCAACCAGCGCGGCCAGATCGAGACCGACCATGATTTTGCAACGCCGGTCCCCGGCATCTGGGCGATCGGCGACGTCGTCCCGGGCCCGATGCTCGCGCACAAGGCCGAGGACGAAGGCATCGCTTGTGCTGAGAATATCGCGGGGCTGACCGGCATCGTGAACCACGACGTCATCCCGTCGGTCGTCTACACTTGGCCCGAAATCGCCGGCGTCGGCCTGACCGAAGAACAGGCGAAGGAAAAGGGCGAGGTCAAGGTCGGCAAATTCCCGATGATGGCGAACAGCCGCGCCAAGACCAACCACGAGCCGGACGGTTTCGTCAAGGTCGTTGCGGATGCGAAAAGCGACCGCGTGCTCGGCGTGTGGTGCATCGCGAGCGTCGCGGGCACGATGATCGCGCAGGCCGCGCAGGCGATGGAATTCGGCGCCACGTCCGAAGACATCGCTTACACCTGCCACGCGCACCCGACGCACAGCGAGGCGATCAAGGAAGCCGCGATGGCGGTGACGGGCAAGCCGATACACATCTGA
- the odhB gene encoding 2-oxoglutarate dehydrogenase complex dihydrolipoyllysine-residue succinyltransferase, whose amino-acid sequence MSTEVKVPTLGESVTEATIGEWLKKPGEAVALDEPIASLETDKVAVEVPSPVAGVMGQQLVAVGDTVNVGAAIATIEAGGAAAVPAPAATAAAPAPAPAKAEAAAPAPAATAASAGEAVDTVTTMSPAVRRLVLEHGVDPTKIQGSGKDGRLTKEDVLAAASAAPAAAPAPAAAPSAPAAAAPGRQEERVKMTRMRQTIAKRLKSAQDTAAMLTTFNDVDMSAVMATREKYRDSFEKKHGVRLGFMSFFTKAVALAAHDIPAVNARIDGDEIVYHNYLDVSVAVSAPNGLVVPVVRNADSMSFADIEKAIADLGKRAKDGTLTMDDMTGGTFTISNGGVFGGLMSTPIINPPQSAVLGLHRIEDRPVVRDGEIVIRPMMYIAMSYDHRLIDGREAVTFLKTIKEAIEDPTRILIDL is encoded by the coding sequence ATGAGCACCGAAGTCAAAGTCCCCACGCTGGGCGAAAGCGTCACCGAAGCGACGATCGGCGAATGGCTGAAGAAACCCGGCGAGGCGGTCGCTCTCGACGAGCCGATCGCGAGCCTCGAAACCGACAAGGTCGCGGTCGAAGTGCCTTCGCCGGTCGCCGGCGTGATGGGCCAGCAACTCGTCGCGGTCGGCGATACGGTGAATGTCGGCGCTGCGATTGCGACGATTGAGGCGGGCGGCGCTGCCGCTGTCCCGGCGCCTGCCGCTACCGCTGCCGCGCCTGCTCCCGCACCGGCCAAGGCTGAGGCCGCCGCTCCGGCGCCCGCCGCGACCGCGGCATCGGCTGGCGAAGCGGTTGACACCGTCACGACCATGTCGCCCGCCGTCCGCCGCCTCGTGCTCGAACATGGCGTCGACCCGACGAAGATCCAGGGCAGCGGCAAGGACGGCCGCCTGACCAAGGAAGATGTGCTCGCCGCCGCCAGCGCGGCGCCTGCTGCTGCCCCCGCACCCGCTGCCGCGCCGTCGGCACCTGCCGCCGCTGCGCCGGGCCGCCAGGAAGAGCGCGTCAAGATGACCCGCATGCGCCAGACGATCGCCAAGCGGCTGAAGTCGGCGCAGGACACCGCGGCGATGCTCACGACATTCAACGACGTCGACATGTCGGCGGTGATGGCGACGCGCGAAAAATACCGCGACAGCTTCGAAAAGAAGCATGGCGTGCGCCTCGGCTTCATGAGCTTCTTCACCAAGGCGGTTGCGCTCGCCGCGCACGACATTCCGGCGGTCAACGCGCGGATCGACGGCGACGAGATCGTCTATCACAATTATCTCGACGTCTCCGTCGCGGTCAGTGCGCCGAACGGCTTGGTCGTGCCTGTCGTCCGCAACGCGGATAGCATGTCGTTTGCCGACATCGAAAAGGCGATCGCCGACCTCGGCAAGCGCGCCAAGGACGGCACGCTGACGATGGACGACATGACCGGCGGCACCTTCACCATCTCGAACGGCGGCGTGTTCGGCGGGTTGATGTCGACTCCGATCATCAACCCGCCGCAGTCGGCGGTGCTCGGCCTCCACCGCATCGAGGATCGCCCGGTCGTGCGCGACGGCGAAATCGTGATCCGTCCGATGATGTATATCGCGATGAGCTACGACCATCGTCTGATCGACGGGCGCGAAGCGGTGACCTTCCTCAAGACGATCAAGGAAGCGATCGAGGATCCGACGCGCATCCTGATCGACCTCTAA
- a CDS encoding 2-oxoglutarate dehydrogenase E1 component, with product MNLERQSFDIDEPQAGPSWAPKNWPRIDSDDLTAALDPQQMQVAVKAAAAKAGAALSSAEVERAADDSIRAMMLIRTYRVRGHLAATLDPLGLSQRELPADLTPEYHGFVGADQDRPVYIGGTLGLEKATIREIVAILRANYCGHVGLEYMHISDVEERRFLQDRMEGADKSVEFTREGKRAILNKVIEAEEWEKFLARKYVGTKRFGLDGGESMIPAMESIIKYGGQYGVKEIVYGMAHRGRLNMLANVMAKPYQVIFHEFAGGSANPDDIGGSGDVKYHLGTSTDREFDGVSVHMSLVPNPSHLEAVDPVVLGKVRAQQVVRDDLAEHTQVLPVLIHGDAAFAGQGIVWECLGFSGIRGYNTGGCIHFIVNNQIGFTTSPQFARSSPYPSDVAKGVQAPILHVNGDDPEAVTFACKLAIDFRQQFKRDVVIDMWCYRRFGHNEGDEPSFTQPLMYERIRKHPPVSQLCAAKLQDEGVIDAGWADARRAEFTARLESDFEAAKTYKPNKADWFAGRWSGLYAPTDSEHARRNIATGVSEKLFDSIGRTLTTIPADVEVHKTLRRVIDARGAMFADKKDGEVFDWATAESLAFGTLLSEGYQVRLSGQDSGRGTFSQRHAVWVDQKSEQKYVPLTTVPHGRFEVLDSPLSEYGVLGFEYGYAMADPKSLVLWEAQFGDFANGAQIMIDQFIAAGEAKWLRANGLVMLLPHGYEGQGPEHSSARLERFLQLCAGDNIQVCNISTPSNYFHVLRRQMLRSFRKPLIIMTPKSLLRHKLAVSQRSDFIGEAHFRRIMSDRTPPADADIKRVVLCSGKVGYDLMEARDAAGLTDTTVIRIEQLYPFPGEALAVRLKRMPKLEEVVWAQEEPRNNGAWFFVGELIEESLIDAGHKGMRPRYAGRAAAASPATGLMSRHQTEQSALVADALGLSVRAEIRRTKKKA from the coding sequence ATGAACCTCGAACGACAAAGCTTCGACATCGACGAGCCGCAGGCCGGCCCGAGCTGGGCGCCAAAGAACTGGCCCCGGATCGACAGCGACGACTTGACCGCCGCGCTCGACCCGCAGCAGATGCAGGTCGCGGTGAAGGCAGCCGCCGCAAAGGCGGGCGCCGCGCTGTCGAGCGCCGAGGTCGAGCGCGCCGCCGACGATTCGATCCGCGCGATGATGCTGATCCGCACCTATCGGGTGCGCGGCCACCTCGCCGCCACGCTCGATCCGCTGGGGCTCAGCCAGCGCGAGCTACCCGCCGACCTGACGCCCGAATATCACGGATTCGTTGGCGCCGATCAGGACCGGCCCGTGTATATCGGTGGAACGCTGGGGCTCGAAAAGGCCACGATCCGCGAGATCGTCGCGATCCTGCGCGCCAATTATTGCGGCCATGTCGGCCTCGAATATATGCACATCTCCGACGTCGAGGAGCGCCGCTTCCTGCAGGACCGGATGGAGGGCGCCGACAAGAGCGTCGAATTCACCCGCGAAGGCAAGCGCGCGATCCTCAACAAGGTGATCGAAGCCGAGGAGTGGGAGAAATTCCTCGCGCGCAAATATGTCGGCACCAAGCGTTTCGGGCTCGACGGCGGCGAATCGATGATCCCCGCGATGGAATCGATCATCAAATATGGCGGCCAATATGGCGTGAAGGAAATCGTTTACGGCATGGCGCACCGCGGGCGGCTCAACATGCTCGCGAACGTCATGGCCAAGCCCTATCAGGTGATCTTCCACGAATTCGCCGGCGGCAGCGCCAACCCCGACGACATCGGCGGTTCGGGCGACGTCAAATATCACCTCGGAACCTCGACCGACCGCGAGTTCGACGGGGTCTCGGTGCATATGTCGCTCGTCCCCAACCCCTCGCACCTCGAGGCGGTCGATCCGGTCGTTCTCGGCAAGGTGCGCGCGCAGCAGGTGGTGCGCGACGACCTCGCCGAACATACGCAGGTGCTGCCGGTCCTGATCCACGGCGACGCGGCCTTCGCAGGGCAAGGGATCGTCTGGGAATGCCTCGGCTTCTCGGGCATCCGCGGTTACAATACCGGCGGCTGCATCCACTTCATCGTCAACAATCAGATCGGTTTCACGACCAGCCCGCAGTTCGCGCGTTCGTCGCCCTATCCTTCAGACGTCGCCAAGGGCGTTCAGGCGCCGATCCTTCACGTCAACGGCGACGATCCTGAAGCCGTGACCTTCGCGTGCAAGCTCGCGATCGATTTTCGCCAGCAGTTCAAGCGCGACGTCGTGATCGACATGTGGTGCTATCGCCGTTTCGGCCATAATGAAGGCGACGAGCCTTCTTTCACCCAGCCTTTGATGTATGAACGCATCCGCAAGCATCCACCGGTGTCGCAGCTTTGCGCAGCGAAGCTGCAGGATGAGGGCGTGATCGACGCGGGTTGGGCCGACGCCCGCCGCGCCGAATTCACCGCGCGGCTCGAAAGCGATTTCGAGGCGGCGAAGACGTACAAGCCGAACAAGGCCGACTGGTTCGCCGGGCGCTGGTCGGGTCTCTATGCGCCGACCGATTCCGAACATGCGCGCCGCAACATCGCGACGGGCGTTTCGGAAAAGCTGTTCGATTCGATCGGTCGCACGCTGACGACGATCCCCGCCGACGTCGAGGTTCATAAAACACTGCGCCGCGTGATCGACGCGCGCGGTGCGATGTTCGCCGACAAGAAGGACGGCGAAGTGTTCGACTGGGCGACCGCCGAAAGCCTCGCGTTCGGCACCTTGCTCAGCGAAGGCTATCAGGTCCGCCTGTCGGGACAGGATTCCGGCCGCGGCACCTTCAGCCAGCGCCACGCCGTCTGGGTCGACCAGAAGAGCGAGCAGAAATATGTCCCGCTGACCACCGTGCCGCACGGCCGGTTCGAGGTGCTCGACAGCCCGCTTTCCGAATATGGCGTGCTCGGCTTCGAATATGGCTATGCGATGGCCGATCCGAAGAGCCTCGTGCTCTGGGAAGCGCAGTTCGGCGATTTCGCCAACGGCGCGCAGATCATGATCGACCAGTTCATCGCTGCGGGCGAAGCCAAGTGGCTGCGTGCCAACGGCCTCGTAATGCTGCTGCCGCATGGTTATGAAGGGCAGGGGCCCGAGCACAGCTCGGCGCGCCTCGAACGCTTCCTCCAGCTGTGCGCGGGCGACAATATCCAGGTGTGCAATATTTCGACCCCGTCGAACTATTTCCACGTCCTGCGCCGCCAGATGCTGCGCTCGTTCCGCAAGCCGCTGATCATCATGACGCCCAAGTCGCTGCTTCGCCACAAGCTGGCGGTGTCGCAGCGGTCGGACTTCATCGGCGAGGCGCATTTCCGCCGCATCATGTCCGACCGCACGCCGCCCGCCGATGCCGACATCAAGCGCGTCGTCCTTTGTTCGGGCAAGGTGGGTTACGACCTGATGGAAGCGCGCGACGCAGCGGGCCTCACCGACACGACGGTGATCCGTATCGAGCAGCTCTATCCCTTCCCGGGAGAGGCGCTGGCGGTTCGCCTGAAGCGGATGCCGAAGCTCGAAGAGGTCGTCTGGGCGCAGGAAGAACCGCGCAATAACGGCGCGTGGTTCTTCGTGGGCGAATTGATCGAGGAATCGCTCATCGATGCGGGCCACAAGGGCATGCGTCCGCGCTACGCCGGCCGCGCCGCCGCGGCATCACCCGCGACTGGCCTGATGAGCCGCCACCAGACCGAACAGTCGGCGCTCGTCGCCGACGCGCTCGGCCTGTCGGTTCGCGCCGAAATCCGCCGCACCAAGAAAAAAGCCTGA